A single Aspergillus chevalieri M1 DNA, chromosome 3, nearly complete sequence DNA region contains:
- a CDS encoding cytochrome P450 (COG:Q;~EggNog:ENOG410PKUU;~InterPro:IPR001128,IPR017972,IPR002401,IPR036396;~PFAM:PF00067;~SECRETED:SignalP(1-23);~go_function: GO:0005506 - iron ion binding [Evidence IEA];~go_function: GO:0016705 - oxidoreductase activity, acting on paired donors, with incorporation or reduction of molecular oxygen [Evidence IEA];~go_function: GO:0020037 - heme binding [Evidence IEA];~go_process: GO:0055114 - oxidation-reduction process [Evidence IEA]): MLSILIATLIALCSWYFLSPKRRLPPGPSFISGLIAGNNDFKSFQKWTQQYGPIVSAKIGTRTYIILGTRQAAQDLLEKRGNIYSDRPPSVLLDNYLSKQMGAAFMPYGREWRLNRRLYSSLLSSRAADSYRYLQDIQSRMLLHGFLESNELEKFHQYTSDVMFTLVYGKGQGRNDDDHRRLEHINEMVAFVLQGTSLGTALLELFPVLDRLPHIFMKWRKKAEQLHEKTTDVYTECCNTALGVDCWNWCHEAVQKKDVVIELPWEHLCYALGDLYVAGVHTSKMVMEIFVLASILYPDTVKKAHEELDSVIGSERLPAFEDMERLPYVNAFILELLRWKPISPIAVPHAVTQDDEYMGYFIPKGATVVANQYAINMDESAFENPTVFKPERHIGNPDPPISAFGFGRRRCPGERTARSTLFIVISRVLWGYDITCAEGAEQPTEESNAGSVKADFLVRSPEHRRVIEWEFESADKDEKRVLGSIRESMRAKI; this comes from the coding sequence ACGCCTCCCACCCGGCCCCAGCTTCATCTCAGGCCTCATCGCGGGAAACAACGACTTTAAATCTTTCCAAAAATGGACCCAACAATACGGCCCGATCGTCAGCGCAAAGATCGGCACCCGAACCTACATCATCCTGGGCACGCGACAGGCAGCGCAAGATCTTCTTGAAAAACGCGGAAATATATACAGCGATCGTCCACCATCGGTGCTGCTAGACAACTATCTGTCTAAGCAAATGGGCGCGGCGTTCATGCCGTATGGTCGTGAATGGAGACTTAATCGCCGGTTGTACTCGTCGCTGTTGAGCTCGAGGGCGGCGGATTCGTATCGATACTTGCAGGATATTCAGAGTAGGATGCTGCTGCATGGGTTTTTGGAGAGTAATGAACTTGAGAAGTTTCATCAGTACACTTCCGATGTTATGTTCACGCTTGTCTATGGGAAGGGGCAGGGGAGGAATGATGACGACCATCGACGGCTGGAGCATATTAACGAGATGGTTGCTTTCGTGCTGCAGGGAACGTCGCTTGGGACGGCGTTGCTGGAGCTCTTTCCCGTTCTGGATCGTCTTCCGCATATCTTCATGAaatggaggaagaaggcggaGCAGCTGCATGAGAAGACTACGGACGTGTATACTGAGTGCTGCAATACGGCTCTTGGGGTGGATTGTTGGAATTGGTGTCATGAAGCGGTGCAGAAGAAGGACGTCGTCATTGAGCTGCCCTGGGAGCATCTATGCTATGCGCTTGGGGATCTCTACGTGGCTGGAGTTCATACCAGCAAGATGGTTATGGAGATCTTCGTTCTGGCTTCTATCCTCTATCCGGACACTGTGAAAAAGGCGCACGAGGAGCTTGACTCTGTTATTGGCTCTGAGCGTCTGCCCGCGTTCGAAGATATGGAGCGTCTCCCATACGTCAATGCCTTCATCCTGGAGCTGCTTCGATGGAAGCCCATCTCCCCTATTGCCGTCCCTCATGCTGTCACTCAGGATGATGAATACATGGGCTACTTCATCCCCAAGGGTGCAACCGTTGTCGCCAACCAGTATGCAATTAACATGGACGAGAGCGCCTTCGAGAATCCTACAGTTTTCAAGCCCGAAAGACATATTGGCAACCCCGATCCTCCCATTTCAGCGTTTGGTTTCGGTCGCAGACGGTGTCCAGGTGAGCGGACAGCACGGTCGACCTTGTTTATTGTCATTTCTCGTGTGCTGTGGGGATACGATATTACTTGTGCTGAGGGTGCTGAACAACCAACTGAAGAATCGAACGCGGGTTCTGTGAAAGCTGACTTTCTTGTGAGAAGCCCTGAGCATCGGAGAGTTATTGAATGGGAGTTTGAGTCGGCTGATAAGGATGAAAAGAGGGTTTTGGGAAGTATTCGGGAAAGTATGCGGGCTAAGATATAG
- a CDS encoding nucleobase cation symporter-1 family protein (COG:F,H;~EggNog:ENOG410PHPC;~InterPro:IPR001248,IPR012681,IPR038271;~PFAM:PF02133;~TransMembrane:13 (o45-64i76-95o101-121i128-154o174-192i204-220o240-259i280-309o329-349i370-388o400-419i439-465o477-497i);~go_component: GO:0016020 - membrane [Evidence IEA];~go_function: GO:0022857 - transmembrane transporter activity [Evidence IEA];~go_process: GO:0055085 - transmembrane transport [Evidence IEA]) — protein sequence MPHLKVKQLFKKLEVANEPGLSNGQLMLTNNDLRPVDPERRQWKWLNFVAFWVADSLNINTWMISSSMIQDGLSWWQSWICVWVGYFIAACFVYLTGRIGAVYHISFPVTARASFGIWGSFWPVLNRVVMAVIWFGVQSYIGGECVTLMIRSIWPSYATLRNTLPSSAGVDTMNFVSFFLFWLCSLPALWFPIHKIRHLFTIKAYYSPAAALAFFAWAIARAKGLGPIVHQPNTVHGSTLAWAVVKALMSCLGNFAALIMNNPDFSRFARKPRDALWSQLLTIPLGFAVTSFIGIIVSSSASVIFGQLVWNPLDLLGMFLDGASSAERFGIFVISTGFALAQLGTNIAANSVSAGTDMTALLPRYLTIRRGAYICAAVGLAMCPWNLLSSSNQFTTYLSAYSIFLSSIAGVMLCDYYIIRRGYLNIHDLYSAEKSGTYYHFFGFSWHAYASYIAGILINIVGFAGEVGRDVPIGAQYIYNVNYFSGFIVSGTVYFILTKIVPIPGKSEKWREVDIDEEVTWGWDVVGDDVEKRTSLESGQKSPKIDSKALP from the exons atgcCCCATTTAAAGGTCAAGCAGCTTTTCAAGAAGCTCGAAGTCGCCAATGAGCCCGGGTTGAGTAATGGACAGTTGATGCTAACGAATAATGACTTGCGGCCAG TCGACCCCGAACGACGTCAATGGAAATGGCTCAACTTTGTTGCATTTTGGGTGGCAGATTCATTAAACATT AATACATGGATGATTTCATCGTCGATGATCCAAGATGGCTTGTCCTGGTGGCAGTCGTGGATATGTGTCTGGGTGGGATACTTCATTGCGGCCTGTTTCGTATATCTTACAGGTCGGATTGGAGCTGTATACCATATCTCGTTTCCCGTCACGGCTCGAGCGTCCTTTGGAATCTGGGGTTCGTTCTGGCCGGTTCTTAACAGAGTGGTCATGGCTGTGATCTGGTTTGGTGTGCAATCATACATTGGAG GCGAATGCGTGACATTAATGATCAGATCCATCTGGCCCAGCTACGCAACCCTGCGCAACACCCTCCCATCGAGCGCCGGCGTCGACACAATGAATTTTGTCagctttttcctcttctggCTCTGTTCTCTCCCCGCCCTCTGGTTCCCGATCCACAAGATTCGCCATCTGTTCACCATTAAAGCGTACTactcgcctgctgcagcccTCGCCTTCTTTGCCTGGGCTATTGCCCGTGCCAAGGGCCTTGGGCCAATCGTGCACCAACCAAACACCGTTCATGGGAGTACGCTAGCTTGGGCGGTTGTGAAAGCATTGATGAGCTGCTTGGGAAACTTTGCAGCCTTGATCATGAACAACCCTGATTTCTCGAGATTCGCGCGGAAACCGAGAGATGCTCTGTGGTCGCAGCTGCTTACCATTCCCTTGGGTTTTGCTGTCACCTCGTTCATTGGAATTATCGTTTCGTCATCCGCTTCGGTCATTTTCGGTCAGTTGGTTTGGAATCCACTCGACCTGTTGGGAATGTTCTTGGATGGTGCTAGCTCTGCGGAGCGATTTGGGATCTTTGTTATTTCGACAGGGTTTGCTCTCGCTCAGTTGGGAACCAACATCGCTGCGAACTCGGTGTCCGCTGGTACGGACATGACTGCTTTGCTCCCGCGCTATCTCACGATCAGACGTGGTGCGTATATCTGCGCAGCGGTTGGTCTGGCAATGTGTCCG TGGAACCTTCTCTCTTCATCAAACCAATTTACCACCTACCTCTCCGCCTACTccatcttcctctcctccattGCAGGCGTAATGCTCTGCGACTACTACATCATCCGGCGCGGCTACCTCAACATTCACGACCTCTACTCCGCTGAAAAAAGCGGAACATACTACCACTTCTTCGGCTTCTCATGGCATGCCTATGCCTCCTACATTGCCggaatcctcatcaacattGTCGGTTTCGCGGGAGAAGTTGGCCGCGATGTACCGATCGGCGCACAATATATATACAACGTGAATTATTTCTCCGGATTCATTGTCTCGGGCACTGTGTACTTTATCTTGACGAAAATTGTCCCCATTCCGGGGAAGAGTGAGAAGTGGCGTGAGGTGGATATTGACGAGGAAGTTACTTGGGGATGGGATGTTGTGGGTGATGATGTTGAGAAGAGGACTTCGTTGGAGTCTGGACAGAAGAGTCCCAAGATTGACTCTAAAGCATTACCATAG